In the genome of Cellvibrio sp. KY-YJ-3, one region contains:
- a CDS encoding dihydrofolate reductase — protein sequence MKLAIIVAAAKNGVIGIENRLPWHLPQDLKYFKSVTMGKPVIMGRKTYESIGRSLPGRMNVVVTRDKSWNASSDLVVVHSLDDALKVAACNESGAEEAMVIGGAQIYREALPLVDKVYLTEVGIEPEGDAFFSLPDMRIWSLESSIAGEESAQLPHRFLVYRRNA from the coding sequence ATGAAACTAGCCATTATTGTGGCGGCAGCAAAAAATGGTGTCATCGGTATAGAAAATCGTTTGCCATGGCACCTCCCCCAAGATCTGAAATACTTTAAGTCAGTGACCATGGGTAAGCCTGTAATCATGGGGAGAAAAACCTATGAGTCTATCGGTCGGTCTTTGCCGGGGCGCATGAATGTTGTAGTGACGCGCGATAAGTCATGGAACGCATCATCTGATTTGGTGGTCGTACATAGTCTTGATGATGCGCTTAAGGTTGCTGCATGCAATGAGTCGGGCGCTGAAGAGGCAATGGTTATTGGTGGTGCGCAAATTTATCGAGAAGCTCTTCCCTTGGTAGATAAGGTGTATTTAACCGAGGTGGGTATTGAGCCAGAGGGAGATGCTTTTTTTTCATTACCGGATATGCGGATTTGGTCTCTTGAGTCGTCAATAGCCGGCGAGGAATCTGCGCAGCTACCCCACCGCTTTTTGGTTTATCGGCGAAACGCCTAA
- a CDS encoding thymidylate synthase, with protein sequence MKQYLDLMRDVVENGVTRGDRTGTGTRSVFGRQLRFDLGKGFPLVTTKTVHLKSVIVELLWFLQGRTDVNWLKERGCNIWNEWATESGDLGPVYGKQWRSWVCPDGSTIDQISQVIAQIKKNPYSRRLIVSAWNPADLPDESMSPQQNVEQGRMALAACHTLFQFYVADGKLSCQLYQRSADLFLGVPFNIASYALLTHMIAQQCDLGVGDFVHTFGDCHLYNNHISDDIVYEQLTRTPKNLPTLRISRRPDSIFGYELQDFEFEGYDPHPRIVAPIAV encoded by the coding sequence ATGAAGCAGTATCTTGATTTAATGCGTGATGTCGTAGAAAACGGCGTCACTCGCGGGGATAGAACCGGCACTGGAACTCGTTCAGTTTTTGGTCGGCAGCTACGTTTTGATCTTGGCAAAGGGTTTCCTTTGGTAACAACTAAAACGGTGCATTTAAAGAGTGTCATCGTTGAGTTGTTGTGGTTTTTGCAAGGGCGCACTGATGTGAACTGGCTCAAAGAACGCGGCTGCAATATCTGGAATGAGTGGGCAACAGAAAGTGGTGATTTGGGACCTGTCTACGGCAAGCAGTGGCGTAGCTGGGTTTGCCCGGATGGCTCTACAATAGATCAAATTTCCCAGGTTATTGCCCAGATAAAAAAGAATCCCTACTCGCGGCGCTTGATTGTCAGTGCTTGGAATCCTGCTGATTTACCCGACGAATCCATGAGTCCACAGCAAAATGTGGAGCAGGGACGTATGGCGCTTGCAGCATGTCACACCTTGTTTCAATTTTATGTTGCTGATGGAAAACTGTCTTGTCAGTTGTATCAGCGCAGTGCGGATTTATTTCTCGGTGTGCCTTTTAATATTGCCAGTTACGCATTGCTGACGCATATGATTGCGCAGCAGTGTGATTTGGGCGTGGGTGATTTTGTGCATACTTTTGGCGACTGCCATTTGTACAACAATCATATCTCTGACGACATAGTTTACGAACAATTAACACGCACTCCCAAAAACTTGCCTACACTAAGAATCTCGCGTCGACCTGATTCGATATTTGGGTACGAATTACAAGATTTTGAGTTTGAAGGCTATGATCCTCATCCTCGCATAGTTGCGCCTATTGCCGTCTAG
- the lgt gene encoding prolipoprotein diacylglyceryl transferase: MLQYPDIDPVAFSLGSFKVHWYGIMYLFAFVSAWLVAMHRAKQPGALINKAQVENLITYGAFGVILGGRFGYVVFYNFDYWLTDPLWLFRVWEGGMSFHGGLLGVIVAMMIYAKRIDRSFIGLMDFVAPMVPLGLGFGRLGNFIGQELWGRVTDVPWAIVFPKAMDPEGVGRHPSQLYQACLEGLLLFIIVFWFSAKPRPRGAISGIFLIAYGSFRFATEFVREPDKGVALVGWMTRGQLLCLPMFAVGLGLLIYAYVVTGKSDSAK; the protein is encoded by the coding sequence ATGCTGCAATACCCCGATATAGATCCCGTCGCGTTTTCTCTTGGTTCATTTAAAGTGCATTGGTACGGAATCATGTACCTCTTTGCCTTTGTCAGCGCCTGGCTTGTAGCTATGCATCGCGCAAAACAGCCCGGCGCTTTGATCAACAAAGCTCAGGTTGAAAATCTGATTACCTATGGCGCTTTCGGCGTCATCCTCGGTGGCCGTTTTGGCTATGTCGTGTTTTATAACTTTGACTATTGGTTGACCGATCCGCTTTGGCTCTTCCGCGTATGGGAGGGGGGGATGTCATTTCATGGTGGTCTTCTTGGTGTAATTGTTGCCATGATGATTTATGCCAAACGTATTGATCGCTCATTTATCGGGCTCATGGATTTTGTGGCCCCAATGGTGCCGCTCGGCTTGGGTTTCGGTCGCTTGGGCAACTTTATCGGTCAGGAATTATGGGGGCGAGTTACCGATGTTCCATGGGCTATTGTTTTTCCCAAGGCCATGGATCCGGAAGGCGTAGGTCGCCACCCCAGCCAGCTCTATCAGGCATGTCTGGAGGGTTTGCTGCTGTTCATTATTGTGTTTTGGTTCTCCGCCAAGCCGCGCCCACGCGGAGCTATTTCTGGCATATTTCTTATCGCCTATGGCAGTTTTCGTTTCGCGACGGAGTTTGTGCGTGAGCCCGATAAAGGGGTGGCGCTGGTGGGCTGGATGACTCGCGGTCAGTTGCTTTGCCTCCCAATGTTTGCCGTGGGGCTTGGGCTGTTGATATATGCCTATGTGGTGACTGGTAAAAGCGATAGCGCTAAATAA
- the ptsP gene encoding phosphoenolpyruvate--protein phosphotransferase: protein MLNSLRSIVQEVNAARDMKSALAIIVSRVKEVMKTQVCSVYLRDLKGDYVLMATDGLNADAVGKVRLAAGEGLVGRVVVREEPINLEHAEAHPSYQYFPETGEERYSSFLGVPIIHHRKVLGVLVVQQADQRRFDEGEEAFLVTMSAQLAGVIAHAEATGGIVPPGAKATQAKFLGVSGASGIAIGEAVVFTPTADLRAVPYQVCKDVEAEIVFFQRSLTAVREDIKSLGEQLRARINREEQALFDAYLAMLDDASLAREVTDRIRKGANAPYAWSEVIIEHETIFNSMNDPYLRERATDVRDLGRRVLAYLQESNQKARVYPDKTILIGEELTASMLGEIPKEKLAGLVSVLGSSNSHVAILARAMDIPTVMGAVDLPYAQMNGRPVIVDGYKGAVYCDPSAQLRKHYKAIYLEEQALVKGLEALKNLPCETQDRFRLPLHVNTGLMADVVRSLERGAEGVGLYRTEVPFLLRDRFPSEEEQRAIYREQLEAFAPHSVTMRTLDIGGDKALPYFPIEEDNPFLGWRGIRVTLDHPEIFLAQIRAMIKASEGLDNLRILLPMITNMQEVDAAKGLIQRVHKELLEEGYRVRKPQVGVMIEVPAAVYLAPELSRKVDFLSVGSNDLTQYLLAVDRNNAQVADLYQAFHPAVLRALQYIVYAAHDAGISVSICGELAGDPGAAILLMAMGFDVLSMNATNLPKVKSVIRGITFARAKQLLAEVMSMSNGDQIRDHIARELRDTGLTRLIRPVTSDSN from the coding sequence ATGTTGAACTCACTTAGGTCCATCGTTCAGGAAGTAAACGCCGCGCGCGATATGAAATCGGCGTTGGCGATTATTGTGTCGCGAGTCAAAGAGGTGATGAAAACCCAGGTTTGCTCTGTTTATCTGCGCGACCTCAAAGGTGATTATGTGCTGATGGCCACTGATGGCCTAAATGCTGATGCGGTGGGCAAGGTTCGTCTGGCGGCAGGCGAGGGGTTGGTTGGGCGCGTGGTGGTGCGTGAGGAGCCGATCAATCTGGAGCATGCCGAAGCGCACCCCAGTTATCAATATTTCCCGGAGACGGGCGAAGAGCGTTACAGCAGTTTCTTGGGGGTGCCAATTATCCATCATCGCAAGGTGTTGGGGGTGTTGGTTGTCCAGCAGGCTGATCAGCGCCGTTTTGACGAGGGAGAAGAAGCGTTTTTAGTAACTATGTCAGCGCAGTTGGCTGGTGTTATTGCCCACGCTGAAGCTACCGGGGGCATAGTTCCGCCCGGCGCCAAGGCGACGCAAGCTAAATTCCTCGGTGTCTCTGGTGCATCCGGCATCGCTATAGGTGAGGCGGTGGTGTTCACGCCCACGGCTGATCTGCGCGCGGTGCCTTATCAGGTTTGTAAGGATGTTGAGGCGGAAATTGTCTTTTTCCAGCGCAGCCTCACTGCGGTGCGCGAGGATATTAAATCCCTCGGTGAGCAGTTGCGTGCGCGAATTAATCGCGAAGAGCAGGCGCTGTTTGATGCTTATCTCGCAATGTTGGATGACGCATCGCTTGCCCGCGAAGTCACTGACCGTATCCGCAAAGGTGCCAATGCACCCTATGCCTGGAGCGAGGTGATCATCGAACACGAAACCATCTTTAACAGCATGAATGATCCCTATTTGCGCGAGCGCGCTACCGATGTGCGTGATTTGGGGCGTCGTGTGTTGGCTTATTTGCAAGAGTCCAATCAGAAAGCTCGCGTCTACCCCGACAAAACTATTTTGATCGGCGAGGAGCTAACGGCTTCCATGCTGGGCGAAATTCCCAAGGAAAAGCTGGCGGGTTTGGTGTCGGTATTGGGCTCATCAAACTCCCATGTTGCAATCCTGGCGAGGGCGATGGATATCCCCACGGTAATGGGGGCGGTGGATTTGCCTTATGCGCAAATGAATGGCCGCCCGGTCATTGTGGATGGCTATAAGGGAGCGGTGTACTGCGACCCTAGTGCCCAGCTGCGCAAGCACTATAAGGCTATCTATCTGGAAGAGCAGGCCTTGGTGAAGGGCTTGGAGGCGCTTAAAAATTTGCCCTGCGAAACCCAGGATCGCTTCCGTTTACCGCTGCATGTCAATACCGGTTTGATGGCTGACGTGGTGCGTTCATTGGAGCGCGGTGCAGAAGGTGTTGGGTTGTACCGCACAGAAGTGCCGTTTTTGTTGCGTGATCGATTTCCCAGTGAGGAAGAACAGCGGGCAATTTATCGCGAGCAGTTAGAGGCATTTGCCCCCCATTCTGTCACTATGCGCACTCTTGATATTGGTGGTGATAAGGCCCTGCCTTACTTTCCTATTGAGGAAGACAACCCTTTTCTTGGTTGGCGTGGCATTCGGGTGACGCTTGATCATCCCGAGATATTTTTGGCGCAAATCCGCGCGATGATCAAGGCCAGTGAGGGCTTGGACAATTTGCGTATTTTGTTGCCCATGATTACCAATATGCAGGAAGTTGATGCAGCCAAGGGGCTTATTCAGCGTGTGCACAAGGAATTGCTCGAAGAGGGGTATAGGGTTCGAAAACCGCAGGTCGGCGTAATGATTGAGGTGCCAGCCGCTGTTTATCTGGCGCCGGAGTTGTCGCGCAAGGTGGACTTTTTATCTGTCGGCAGTAATGACCTGACACAATACCTGCTTGCGGTGGATCGCAATAACGCGCAAGTAGCAGATTTATACCAGGCCTTTCATCCCGCGGTATTACGCGCCCTGCAATACATTGTCTATGCCGCCCACGATGCGGGTATTAGTGTCAGTATTTGCGGTGAGTTGGCGGGTGATCCGGGGGCTGCCATTCTGTTGATGGCCATGGGCTTCGACGTGTTATCTATGAATGCAACGAACCTACCCAAGGTCAAATCCGTGATTAGAGGGATCACCTTTGCGCGCGCCAAACAGCTGTTGGCAGAGGTGATGAGTATGTCCAATGGCGATCAGATTCGCGATCACATCGCTCGTGAGTTGCGCGATACCGGGTTGACCCGTTTGATTCGGCCAGTCACTTCCGATAGTAATTGA
- the rppH gene encoding RNA pyrophosphohydrolase, producing MIDSDGFRPNVGIILTNDQGQLLWARRVGGHDAWQFPQGGINPNETPEQALYRELYEEVGLRREDVEILACTRGWLRYRLPHRLVRHNSMPLCVGQKQKWFLLRLRSDDNKVSLNNGGRAEFDDWRWVSYWYPLGKVVSFKRDVYRRALKELSLFHSLHEDRRTRAR from the coding sequence GTGATAGATTCCGACGGATTTCGCCCCAATGTGGGCATCATTCTGACTAATGATCAGGGCCAGTTGTTGTGGGCGCGCCGTGTGGGCGGGCATGATGCATGGCAGTTTCCGCAAGGCGGGATTAATCCTAACGAAACCCCCGAGCAAGCACTATATCGCGAACTTTATGAGGAAGTGGGGTTGCGTCGCGAGGATGTAGAAATACTGGCGTGCACTCGTGGTTGGCTGCGCTATCGCCTGCCACATCGTCTGGTGCGCCATAACTCTATGCCGCTTTGCGTAGGACAAAAGCAAAAGTGGTTTCTGCTGCGCTTGCGCAGTGACGACAATAAAGTGAGCCTCAACAATGGCGGTCGCGCCGAGTTTGATGACTGGCGCTGGGTTAGCTATTGGTATCCGCTGGGCAAGGTTGTGTCTTTTAAACGCGATGTTTACCGTCGTGCGCTCAAAGAGCTGTCATTATTCCATTCGCTGCACGAGGATCGCCGCACTCGCGCTCGCTAA
- a CDS encoding HAD family phosphatase yields the protein MALAIFDLDNTLIAGDSDYSWGVFLVEKQLVDAETYRIANERFYQDYKNGTLDIRAYLEFSLAPLTRFTQNELRELHAEFMQQHVEPLMLNKAEALLRQHREQGDHLLIITATNGFITRPIAKRLGVADILATDPEVIDGRHTGKFVGTPCFQSGKITNLQEWLKHTNHSLKGAYFYSDSINDLPLLELVDKPVAVDPDERLTAIANERNWNIISLRD from the coding sequence GTGGCATTGGCTATTTTTGATCTCGACAACACCCTGATTGCAGGCGACAGCGACTACAGCTGGGGCGTTTTTTTGGTAGAGAAACAATTAGTTGACGCCGAAACCTACCGGATTGCCAACGAGCGCTTCTATCAGGATTACAAAAATGGCACCCTGGACATTCGTGCCTATCTGGAATTCTCACTGGCACCACTGACCCGCTTTACTCAGAATGAACTGCGTGAGCTGCACGCGGAGTTTATGCAACAACATGTTGAGCCGCTGATGCTCAACAAAGCCGAAGCGCTGCTGCGCCAGCACCGCGAACAGGGCGATCACCTGTTAATTATCACCGCCACCAACGGCTTTATTACCCGCCCCATCGCCAAACGCTTGGGCGTAGCCGATATTCTAGCCACCGACCCGGAAGTAATTGATGGACGCCATACTGGCAAGTTTGTTGGCACGCCCTGCTTTCAATCCGGCAAAATCACCAACCTGCAGGAGTGGCTTAAACACACCAATCACTCATTAAAGGGTGCGTATTTCTACAGTGACTCGATCAACGATTTACCTTTGCTGGAATTAGTGGACAAGCCGGTGGCAGTCGATCCGGATGAGCGTCTCACCGCTATCGCTAATGAGCGCAACTGGAACATCATCAGCCTGCGCGACTAG
- a CDS encoding class I SAM-dependent rRNA methyltransferase, with product MNLPVLILKPQADRRLKLGHLWIYSNEVDVDKSPLKTFAMGQQALVTTQGGKALGIALINPNGLICGRLVSRDEKYPLNKSLLVHRIKQSLALREMAFPEPYYRLIYGDADLLPGLVVDRFGDYLVVQIASAGMELVKDEIVEALVQVLKPQGVLLSNEHSARGLEGLSEYTEVAYGEVPESVELIENGARFMAPVRGGQKTGWFYDHRMNRALLQQYVQGKRVLDVFSYIGGWGVQAAVAGASEVFCVDASEAATDAVLENAQLNGVADKVAAIQGKAIDVLKELIASEERFDVVVLDPPAFIKKRKDQKAGEAAYRHINELGMRLLGRDGLLVSASCSMHLGKDTLLEIVRASGRHLDRHVQIIGQGGQGPDHPIHPAIPETDYLKAVFARVYLA from the coding sequence ATGAATTTGCCAGTTCTAATTTTAAAACCCCAAGCCGATCGTCGACTGAAGCTGGGGCATTTGTGGATTTATAGCAACGAAGTGGATGTTGATAAATCGCCGCTCAAAACTTTTGCTATGGGGCAGCAAGCACTGGTAACAACACAGGGCGGCAAGGCACTGGGGATTGCATTGATTAATCCCAATGGTTTGATTTGCGGCCGCTTGGTGAGTCGCGATGAGAAATACCCGCTTAATAAATCCCTGTTGGTGCATCGCATCAAGCAGTCGCTGGCGCTGCGCGAGATGGCATTTCCCGAGCCTTATTACCGGTTGATTTACGGTGATGCCGATCTACTTCCGGGTTTGGTAGTGGATCGTTTTGGCGATTATCTGGTGGTGCAGATTGCCAGTGCGGGCATGGAGCTGGTGAAGGATGAGATTGTTGAAGCGCTGGTACAGGTGCTCAAGCCACAGGGGGTGTTGCTGAGCAATGAGCACAGTGCGCGCGGTTTGGAGGGGTTGTCTGAATACACCGAGGTGGCCTACGGTGAGGTGCCTGAGTCGGTGGAATTGATTGAGAACGGCGCGCGGTTTATGGCGCCAGTACGCGGCGGCCAAAAAACCGGTTGGTTTTATGATCACCGTATGAATCGCGCTTTGTTACAACAATATGTGCAGGGCAAGCGCGTGTTGGACGTGTTTTCCTATATTGGCGGTTGGGGGGTGCAGGCGGCGGTAGCTGGTGCGAGCGAAGTATTCTGTGTCGATGCTTCAGAAGCTGCGACCGATGCGGTGCTTGAGAATGCCCAGCTCAATGGTGTCGCCGACAAAGTGGCGGCGATTCAGGGTAAGGCAATTGATGTGCTGAAGGAGTTGATCGCCTCCGAGGAGCGCTTTGATGTAGTGGTGCTTGATCCTCCCGCGTTTATCAAAAAGCGCAAAGATCAAAAAGCCGGCGAGGCGGCGTATCGCCATATCAATGAATTGGGTATGCGTCTTTTAGGGCGCGATGGTTTGCTGGTGTCGGCATCCTGCTCTATGCATTTGGGCAAGGACACGCTACTGGAAATCGTGCGTGCGTCGGGTCGCCATTTGGATCGCCATGTGCAGATCATCGGTCAAGGCGGGCAGGGACCGGATCACCCGATTCACCCGGCTATTCCTGAAACGGATTATCTTAAAGCCGTGTTTGCCCGGGTTTACCTCGCTTAG